The DNA sequence TCGGCCCGGTGGCCGCCATCTTCGTGATCGCCGCCCTGCACTGGCCGGGGATGCTCCAGCCGGTGTCCTTCGCCGGTCTCGGCAACGTCCGCACGGTCCTCGACGACCCCGTCTTCTGGGACGCGGTGCGCAACACCGCCGTCCAGCTGGCGGTGGCGCTGCCGATCATGATCGTGTGCGCCTACATGCTGGGCTACTACGTCGCGCAGCGGCCGCCCGGACACCGTGTCATCCGCTATCTGCTGTTCATCCCGGGCCTGATCTCCACCCCCGCCAAGGCGATGGTGTTCTACGCGGCGCTGTCCCCGGACGGGCTGGTCAACGGGGCGCTCCAGGGCGCGGGGCTCGGTTCGCTCACCGACGCCTGGCTCGCCTCGCCGTCGACGGCCCTGGCCTGTCTCATCGCCCTGGACGTGTGGAGCGGGATCGGCTTCACCGCCGTCCTGTTCGCCGCCCGGCTCGGCAGCGTCCCCGACGACCTCGGCGAGGCGGCGCAGCTGGACGGGGCCGGGCACTGGCGGACCATGTGGCGCATCCACTTCCCGGTGATCCGCGACTACGTCGGCGTCGTCACCATGCTCCAGTTCCTGTGGACCCTCTTCGGCTCGGCGCAGCACGTCCTGCTGCTCACCCAGGGCGGTCCCGGCAGCTCCTCCACGACGCTGTCCTTCCTCGTCTACCAGAAGGCGTTCATCGCGGCCGACCTGGGCTACAGCCAGACCGTCGGCGTCATCCTCTTCCTGGCCGGGCTCGTCGGGCTGCTCGCCATCCGCCGCGCCTTCCGGCAGAACTACTGATCGAAGGCGGCTCACCATGAAACTCGGGAAACGCTGGCTGCCCGCACACCTTCTGGTGTGGACCTACGCGGTGCTGCTGATCGTGCCGCTCTACTACTTCCTCGCCTCCGCGTTCAAGAGCAACGAGGAGATCTTCGCCCACCCCTTCGCGCTGCCGGAGTCCTTCGGCTTCGGCAACTTCACGACCGCCTACCACAGCGCCGACCTGGGACCGGCCATCGTCAACTCGGCGCTGGTGACGGTCCTTTCCCTGGCGCTGACCCTGCTGCTGGCGCTGCCCGCAGCGTTCGCGCTCGCCCGGTCGACCGGGCGGCTGGCGTCGGCGATGGAGAAGGTGTTCTCGCTCGGTTTCCTGATCCCGACGTTCGCGGCGCTCTTCCCGACGTTCCTGCTCGCCGCGGCGACCGGACTGTTCCACACCCGCGCCTTCATGGTCCTCTTCCTGCCCGCCACGGCGATGCCGCTGTCGGTGGTGATCCTGGTGCAGTTCATGCGGACCATCCCCCGGGAGATGGAGGAGGCCGCCCGGATGGACGGCGCGTCCACCTACACGGTGCTGCGGCACATCTACACGCCGATGTGCCTGCCCGGCATCGCGACCGTGGTCCTCCTGAACTTCCTCACGTTCTGGAACGAGTACCTGTACTCGCTCGTCATCATCGGACCCGACCCCGAGCAGCGCACCGTGCAGGTGGCGCTGCCCACCCTGAAGGCGATCACCGGCACCGACTACGGTGTCCTCACCGCCGGCACCGTACTGACCCTCATCCCCGTGTGGGTCGTCTACACGGTGCTCCAGAAGCGCATGCAGGCGGCACTCGTCAACGGGGCGGTGAAGATGTGAGGGCGCCCACCGGGACGCCGGGCCGGCGTCCCACCATCAAGGAGGTGGCGGCCGCCGCCGGGGTGTCGACCGCGGCCGTGTCCCAGGCGTTCAACGACAAGGGCCGGCTGTCGGAGACGACCCGGCGGCGCATCCTGGACACCGCGCTGGAACTCGGCTGGTCGCCGAGCGCGTCCGCCGCCGCCCTGCGCAGCGCCCGCACCCGCACCCTGGCCCTCGTCGTCCGGCGCCCCACCGATGTGCTCGGCGCGGACCCGCACTTCAGCGAGCTGATCACCGGTATCGAGGGCGAACTGGCGCCGCGCGGCTACGGTCTGCTGCTGCACCTGGTCGCCGGTGCGCAGGAGGAACACGCCCTCTACAAGCGGCTCGCGGCCGAGGGCCGGGTGGACGGGGCCGTGCTCACCGACGCCCGCGCCGACGACCCGCGCCCCGCCCTGCTGGCCCGCCTCGGCCTGCCCGCCGTGCTGCTCGGCCCGCCCGACCGCACCGCCGCGGTGCCGCGCGTCGGCCTGGGCCACCAGGGCGCCGCGGTCGAGGAGACCGTCCACCACCTGCTCGGGCTCGGACACCGGCGCATCGCCTATGTGGCGGGCCCGGCCGACCTTCAGCACACCCGGCTGCGGGGCGGTGTCTTCGAGGCGGCCCTCCGGCAAGCGGGGTTGCGGCCCTACGCGGTGCTGCACACCGACTTCACCGAAGTGTCCGCCGTCGCCGCCACCGAGGCGCTGCTGGACGGCGCCGACCGCGCCACGGCGATCGTCTACGCCAACGACTCCATGGCGATGTGCGGCATCGGCGCCGCCCGGCGCGCCGGTCTGCGGGTCCCCGAGGACCTGTCCGTCGTCGGCTACGACAACCTGCCGCTCGGCCGCTGGCTGCACCCCCGGCTCACCACGGTCGACCAGCAGGTGCAGCGGGTCGGCGCGGCCGCCGCCCGGCTGCTCCTCGCGCGCTGCGGCGAGGACGTCCAGGACACGGTGCTCGACGACCGGCCGCGGCTGGTCGTCCGCGAGTCCACCGGACCCGCCCCCGGCTGACGCCCCGGCCCCGCGCCGCCACCACGGACCGCCCCGGACACCCGCAATCACGACCGCCCACCAGCACCACCGCCCCCACACCGCACCACCGACCTCCGGATAGGACCATGCGACGCCACAGCGCCCAGCTCACCCACCACCCCGCCGTCCTGCCCTGGCTCGGCGCCAACTTCTGGTCCCGCACCGGCGGGCCCCTGATGTGGCGCGACTACGACCCGACGACGGTCCGCGCGGAACTGCGGGTGCTGCGCGAGCACGGCCTGACGATGACCCGGTCGTTCTTCTACTGGCCCGACTTCCATCCGCAGCCGCACCGCATCGACGAGACGCTGTGCGAACGCTTCCGCGACTTCCTCGACGCCCACCACGAGATCGGCATGGGGACGGTGCCCACCTTCATCGTCGGACACATGTCGGGCGAGAACTGGGACCCCGCCTGGCGCGGGGGCCGCGATCTGTACGAGGACGTGTGGATGGTCGGCCGCCAGGCGTGGTTCGCCTCCCAGATGACCCGCCGCTTCAAGGACCACCCGGCGGTCACCGGCTGGCTCATCACCAACGAGATGCCCGGATACGGCCGGATCTACCAGGTGGACCCGCCCTCCTCCGAGGTGGTGACGGCCTGGGCGCAGGCCATGTGCAACGCCGTACGGGCGGCCGGCGGCACCCAGCCCGTCTCCCTGGGCGACGGCGCCTGGGGCATCGAGGTCACCGGCCGCGACAACGGCTTCTCGCTGCGCGAGACCGCCGAGTACGTCGACTTCGTCGGCCCGCATGTGTACCGCTCCGACACCGACCGGCCCCGTCAGCACCTGCGCGCCGCCTTCGAATGCGAACTGGCCTCGGTCACCGGGCAGCCCGTCGTCCTGGAGGAATTCGGCCTCTCCACGGACACCGTCTCCGAGCAGAACGCGGCCGCCTACTACCGGCAGACCCTGCACAACTCGCTGCTCGGCGGGGCCACCGGCTGGATCGCCTGGAACAACACCGACTACGACGACCTGTGG is a window from the Streptomyces luomodiensis genome containing:
- a CDS encoding carbohydrate ABC transporter permease; its protein translation is MTTLTSTPGGAAVRHPAPPATTARSRTPRQGGTILAVPALVWYAIFMIGPVAAIFVIAALHWPGMLQPVSFAGLGNVRTVLDDPVFWDAVRNTAVQLAVALPIMIVCAYMLGYYVAQRPPGHRVIRYLLFIPGLISTPAKAMVFYAALSPDGLVNGALQGAGLGSLTDAWLASPSTALACLIALDVWSGIGFTAVLFAARLGSVPDDLGEAAQLDGAGHWRTMWRIHFPVIRDYVGVVTMLQFLWTLFGSAQHVLLLTQGGPGSSSTTLSFLVYQKAFIAADLGYSQTVGVILFLAGLVGLLAIRRAFRQNY
- a CDS encoding carbohydrate ABC transporter permease yields the protein MKLGKRWLPAHLLVWTYAVLLIVPLYYFLASAFKSNEEIFAHPFALPESFGFGNFTTAYHSADLGPAIVNSALVTVLSLALTLLLALPAAFALARSTGRLASAMEKVFSLGFLIPTFAALFPTFLLAAATGLFHTRAFMVLFLPATAMPLSVVILVQFMRTIPREMEEAARMDGASTYTVLRHIYTPMCLPGIATVVLLNFLTFWNEYLYSLVIIGPDPEQRTVQVALPTLKAITGTDYGVLTAGTVLTLIPVWVVYTVLQKRMQAALVNGAVKM
- a CDS encoding LacI family DNA-binding transcriptional regulator, which translates into the protein MRAPTGTPGRRPTIKEVAAAAGVSTAAVSQAFNDKGRLSETTRRRILDTALELGWSPSASAAALRSARTRTLALVVRRPTDVLGADPHFSELITGIEGELAPRGYGLLLHLVAGAQEEHALYKRLAAEGRVDGAVLTDARADDPRPALLARLGLPAVLLGPPDRTAAVPRVGLGHQGAAVEETVHHLLGLGHRRIAYVAGPADLQHTRLRGGVFEAALRQAGLRPYAVLHTDFTEVSAVAATEALLDGADRATAIVYANDSMAMCGIGAARRAGLRVPEDLSVVGYDNLPLGRWLHPRLTTVDQQVQRVGAAAARLLLARCGEDVQDTVLDDRPRLVVRESTGPAPG